A genomic stretch from Helianthus annuus cultivar XRQ/B chromosome 1, HanXRQr2.0-SUNRISE, whole genome shotgun sequence includes:
- the LOC110904057 gene encoding cyclin-dependent kinase F-4 → MPRIALDAPYCFMSHARHIVISVFKTPRIGPYEASWSLRIAPSYRPTRPSDVTDVTLYGVQWTAKPEQRSDQRVVTQRCLHRRYSGVVWKAMNKQTGEVVAIKKLLEEYHTAEECMNLIEVKECDLYKLMVARMKPFSETEIRNLCFQIFQGLAHMHKKGYFHRDLKPGNLLVSKNTVKIGDLGMARETNGKPPYTQNVTTLWYRAPEVFLRSSFYNSSVDMWAAGAIMAELFTNQPLFQGSSEADVMHKICRVLGTPTESTWFSGLDLAENISYRFPDFPGVRFSELLPNASSDAVNLIASLLSWCPCERPTAMQALQHPFFHGCYRVPPTVRLEDTCCNILNSVPLVFRIARQRELLKGTRSLRSCASGSERVDPSEDPISKLRLNPFVFLK, encoded by the exons ATGCCTCGTATAGCCCTAGACGCCCCATATTGCTTTATGTCGCATGCCAGACACATAGTCATATCAGTcttcaagacgcctcgtatagggccATACGAGGCGTCTTGGTCCCTTCGTATTGCTCCCTCGTACCGGCCTACACGCCCGTCTGATGTGACTGATGTGACGTTGTACGGGGTTCAGTG GACAGCTAAGCCTGAACAGAGGTCCGATCAGAGGGTCGTCACTCAAAGGTGCCTCCACAGACGATATTCAGGGGTTGTGTGGAAAGCCATGAATAAGCAGACCGGAGAGGTTGTTGCGATCAAGAAACTCCTCGAAGAATATCACACAGCGGAAGAGTGCATGAACTTGATAGAAGTCAA GGAATGCGATCTCTACAAGCTTATGGTTGCAAGAATGAAGCCGTTCTCCGAAACCGAAATAAGAAACTTGTGCTTCCAAATCTTTCAAGGTCTTGCACACATGCACAAGAAAGGCTACTTTCACCGTGACCTCAAACCTGGGAACCTTCTTGTATCCAAGAATACGGTAAAGATCGGCGATCTTGGTATGGCCCGCGAGACGAATGGTAAACCGCCATACACTCAAAATGTTACAACGTTATGGTATCGTGCTCCGGAGGTGTTTCTACGTTCGTCATTTTACAATTCTTCAGTTGATATGTGGGCTGCTGGTGCAATCATGGCTGAGTTATTTACCAACCAACCATTGTTTCAAGGTTCTTCTGAAGCAGATGTAATGCATAAAATCTGTCGAGTGTTAGGCACCCCAACTGAAAGTACGTGGTTCTCGGGACTTGATCTTGCTGAAAACATAAGCTATCggtttcctgattttcctggtgTGCGGTTTTCTGAACTATTGCCGAATGCAAGCTCTGATGCGGTTAATCTTATTGCATCACTTCTTTCATGGTGTCCCTGTGAAAGGCCCACAGCCATGCAAGCTCTTCAGCATCCTTTTTTTCACGGCTGTTACCGCGTGCCTCCAACCGTCCGCCTTGAAGACACATGTTGTAACATTCTTAATTCCGTACCACTCGTGTTCAGAATCGCAAGGCAACGAGAGCTGTTGAAGGGGACAAGAAGCTTAAGAAGTTGTGCGAGTGGGTCAGAAAGAGTGGATCCAAGTGAAGATCCGATTTCCAAGCTCCGGTTAAATCCATTTGTGTTTTTGAAGTAA